From Vreelandella neptunia, the proteins below share one genomic window:
- a CDS encoding phasin family protein — protein MRTLNTNEMTQQFDNMFMAPVRAYMALSIDYSEKMLNAQMDASKAYVDTGIAQMRQMMDVKDAEGLRSYMEGQQKVAKELAERVKGDTDKVVSLQQDFIQKSQKITEDNVKQAQTAASKLSKTA, from the coding sequence ATGCGTACATTAAATACTAACGAAATGACTCAGCAGTTTGACAACATGTTTATGGCACCAGTACGCGCTTACATGGCGCTGAGCATCGATTACAGCGAAAAAATGCTTAACGCTCAGATGGATGCCAGCAAAGCCTATGTCGACACCGGCATTGCGCAAATGCGCCAAATGATGGACGTAAAAGACGCAGAAGGTCTGCGTAGCTACATGGAAGGTCAGCAAAAAGTAGCGAAAGAGCTGGCTGAGCGTGTTAAAGGCGATACCGATAAAGTCGTATCCCTGCAGCAAGACTTTATCCAAAAAAGCCAGAAAATTACCGAAGACAACGTTAAGCAGGCGCAAACCGCTGCTAGCAAGTTGAGCAAAACTGCTTAA
- the purM gene encoding phosphoribosylformylglycinamidine cyclo-ligase, protein MTETSSSSATPSLSYKDAGVDIDAGNALVDRIKHVAKRTTRPEVMGGLGGFGALCEIPAGYRQPVLVSGTDGVGTKLRLAMDLGKHDTIGIDLVAMCVNDLIVAGAEPLLFLDYYATGKLDVDIAADVVTGIGAGCELAGCALVGGETAEMPGMYEGNDYDLAGFCVGVVEKADILDGSKVAEGDVILGLASSGPHSNGYSLIRKILEVSDASLETDIDGQTLGDALMAPTRIYVKSLLSLMRGSDIAVHALSHITGGGLLENIPRVLPDNLAAHIDIASWQRPAVFDWLQANGNVNETEMHRVLNCGIGMVVVVPQHQAEQAAAHLQAEGESVYRLGQIVERQGDAVILENLSA, encoded by the coding sequence ATGACCGAGACTTCCTCTTCTTCGGCTACTCCTTCCCTCAGCTACAAGGACGCAGGCGTCGATATTGATGCCGGTAACGCCTTAGTTGACCGCATTAAACACGTTGCCAAACGCACTACTCGCCCAGAAGTCATGGGCGGGCTTGGCGGTTTTGGCGCGCTATGCGAGATTCCCGCGGGCTATCGGCAGCCCGTACTCGTCTCAGGTACCGATGGTGTCGGCACCAAGCTGCGCCTGGCGATGGATCTTGGCAAACACGACACCATTGGTATTGATTTGGTCGCTATGTGTGTCAACGATCTCATCGTGGCCGGCGCCGAACCACTGCTCTTTCTTGACTACTATGCCACGGGTAAGCTCGATGTGGATATTGCTGCTGACGTTGTCACCGGCATTGGCGCTGGTTGCGAACTGGCTGGCTGCGCTCTGGTAGGTGGCGAAACCGCCGAAATGCCGGGCATGTATGAAGGAAACGACTACGATTTAGCGGGCTTTTGCGTAGGTGTGGTTGAAAAAGCAGACATTTTAGATGGCAGCAAAGTGGCCGAAGGCGACGTCATATTGGGGCTTGCCTCATCCGGGCCACACTCCAACGGCTACTCACTGATTCGCAAAATCCTTGAGGTTAGCGACGCTTCGCTAGAGACCGACATCGACGGCCAAACCCTTGGCGATGCGCTGATGGCACCTACCCGCATCTACGTTAAATCACTGCTCTCCTTAATGCGCGGCAGCGACATTGCCGTGCATGCGTTATCGCACATCACCGGTGGTGGATTGCTTGAAAACATTCCCCGCGTGCTGCCGGACAATCTCGCGGCGCATATTGATATTGCCAGTTGGCAGCGCCCCGCCGTGTTTGATTGGCTACAGGCCAACGGCAACGTGAATGAAACCGAAATGCACCGCGTGCTCAATTGCGGTATTGGCATGGTCGTTGTGGTGCCGCAACATCAAGCAGAGCAGGCAGCGGCTCATCTGCAAGCCGAAGGCGAATCCGTTTATCGTCTAGGCCAGATCGTTGAACGCCAAGGGGACGCCGTTATTCTGGAGAACCTCTCGGCATGA
- the hda gene encoding DnaA regulatory inactivator Hda, whose product MSRLPAQLPLGIGLRDDATFDNYYVARSNTPLVEHLTQQLTSEGEQFLYLWGAPGVGRSHLLQAACHAASDADKRALYLPLDDLGHFPPLMLEDIERLDLVAIDDLECVIGRKRWEEALFHAFNRLRDAGKKLVIAASVSPRQLNVVLPDLASRLTWGVTFHVHPLEDDDERLAALKLRASVRGMQLPDDVGRYILHRGPRDLGELCRAVETLDKASLSAKRKLTIPFVKSALGW is encoded by the coding sequence ATGAGCCGACTACCGGCACAGCTTCCTTTGGGCATTGGTCTGCGCGATGACGCGACCTTTGATAATTACTATGTGGCGCGTTCAAATACGCCGCTGGTAGAGCATCTTACTCAGCAGCTTACTTCAGAGGGGGAGCAGTTTCTCTATCTTTGGGGGGCGCCAGGGGTAGGGCGCAGCCACCTTTTACAGGCGGCGTGTCATGCCGCATCTGATGCGGATAAGCGCGCGCTTTACTTACCGCTGGATGATTTGGGCCACTTTCCGCCGCTAATGCTGGAAGACATCGAGCGTCTGGATCTTGTCGCCATTGATGATTTGGAGTGTGTCATTGGCCGTAAGCGCTGGGAAGAGGCGCTGTTTCATGCCTTTAACCGGCTCAGAGATGCTGGCAAGAAATTAGTGATTGCGGCTAGTGTTTCCCCGCGACAGCTAAACGTGGTGCTACCGGATTTGGCTTCTCGTTTGACCTGGGGGGTAACGTTTCACGTTCACCCCTTAGAAGATGATGACGAGCGGTTGGCAGCGCTAAAGCTGCGCGCCAGTGTGAGAGGAATGCAGCTTCCCGATGACGTTGGTCGCTATATTTTGCATCGTGGCCCCCGCGATCTAGGTGAGCTGTGCCGCGCGGTTGAGACCCTGGATAAAGCATCGCTATCAGCCAAGCGTAAATTGACGATTCCGTTTGTGAAATCCGCCCTCGGTTGGTGA
- a CDS encoding AI-2E family transporter — protein MRNSWWGVLFLLVIGGLIYLLDAVLMPFIAGMILAYLADPLANRFQRWGMNRPFAVSSVFLVLLVVLVASLLILIPLLVQQLKQLGEAIPGIFNWVENTLAPQVQEWTGYDLTAELINARETLVENWRDAGGYLAQALGQIGRSGMAFASWITYVALIPVVTFYLLLDWNRLLTNIANLVPRQWADDTFRLARRCDEVLSSFLRGQLLVMLCLGIIYAVGLTLMGLNFGLLIGFVSGLVSIVPFLGFIVGLVIALVVALFQYATWWAVLGVILVFSIGQMAESVVLQPKLLGDKIGLHPVAVIFAVLAGGNLFGLTGVLLALPVAAVILVLLKEVKVRYQHSELYDENNTDKHASIIEVSSSYHDELGHSGPSRDGNSRNDQGESS, from the coding sequence ATGCGGAATTCTTGGTGGGGTGTCCTATTTTTGCTGGTAATAGGCGGTTTAATCTATTTGTTAGACGCGGTGCTGATGCCTTTTATTGCCGGGATGATTCTCGCTTACTTAGCTGATCCGCTGGCTAACCGTTTCCAGCGCTGGGGCATGAACCGGCCATTCGCGGTGAGCAGTGTGTTTTTAGTACTGTTGGTCGTGCTGGTAGCGAGTCTGTTGATATTAATACCGCTGCTTGTTCAACAGCTTAAACAGCTGGGCGAAGCTATCCCGGGTATCTTCAATTGGGTAGAAAATACGCTCGCACCTCAGGTGCAAGAGTGGACGGGTTATGACTTAACCGCGGAGTTAATCAATGCGCGTGAGACGCTGGTCGAAAACTGGCGCGATGCTGGCGGCTACTTAGCTCAGGCGTTAGGCCAAATTGGCCGTTCCGGAATGGCATTTGCCTCATGGATCACCTATGTAGCGCTAATCCCCGTGGTGACCTTCTATTTACTCTTGGACTGGAATCGCCTGCTGACCAATATTGCCAATCTCGTGCCACGCCAGTGGGCGGATGATACTTTCCGGTTGGCGCGTCGCTGCGATGAAGTGTTGTCATCGTTTCTACGTGGCCAACTGCTGGTCATGCTCTGCTTAGGGATTATTTATGCGGTGGGCTTAACGCTGATGGGGCTCAACTTTGGCCTGTTGATCGGCTTTGTGTCCGGGCTGGTAAGCATCGTGCCGTTCCTGGGCTTTATTGTCGGCTTGGTGATTGCCCTTGTTGTCGCGCTGTTCCAGTACGCCACCTGGTGGGCGGTACTAGGCGTCATCCTGGTGTTCAGTATTGGCCAAATGGCGGAGAGTGTGGTTCTACAGCCTAAATTGTTGGGCGATAAGATTGGTCTGCATCCGGTGGCGGTTATATTTGCCGTGCTGGCGGGTGGCAATCTGTTTGGTCTAACAGGGGTGTTGCTGGCACTGCCTGTTGCCGCGGTGATTCTAGTGCTGCTAAAAGAAGTAAAAGTTCGCTATCAGCATAGCGAGTTATACGACGAAAATAATACCGACAAACATGCCTCAATTATCGAGGTCAGCTCTTCGTATCATGATGAGCTGGGGCATAGTGGGCCTAGTCGTGATGGAAATAGTCGTAATGATCAAGGTGAGTCATCATGA